Within the Hevea brasiliensis isolate MT/VB/25A 57/8 chromosome 2, ASM3005281v1, whole genome shotgun sequence genome, the region AGCATGTAAAAAAGAAAAAGCCGATGGCATCGCTCACAGTTCAATCACTTGGTTTTAATTACTTTATTCGTCGGCATGTAATGACTTTTGGGTTATGGTCCAGCCACCTTATTGGTACAATTTGCTCCAGGTTTGACAAAAAGTAGCTCTTGCCTCTCTTTTAATTAAGTTGCTTGAAGCAATCAAATCCACCTAGCCTATTGTTGCGTGACCAAAGCTCCCAAAATGCACATCTGCTGGGATACCATATTGGATTATGTACCCACTGGAGCAATCCTTCAAAGTATCTCCATTATTACATGACATGATGATCATGGTGATTTTAGTACAAATATGGATAAGTGAGATGGACCCACAAACTGGTGACATAATAATCCCGTCATGATCATCAACCTTCACCCCCCATTAACTCAAGAACATATATAGTCTGGTGAGCAAATTTTCCCATGCTGCTTCTGCTTCTGCTTCTGTGATCTGTGAATTCTAGCTAGTTGGAAAATGCAAATATATGAAAGGAAAGTAAGGATTTGCTGCGTTAAAACTTTTCTGCTCTTCTATATATAATCCGAAATGTCAAAGCATGCACCAAGAACGTGACTCAGCTTCCTTTGAGAATGGGCTTCAAGTGAATGCGTGCATAGAGCAGCCGATGCAAAGACCAATTAAGTTCTCCCTATTGGAAAGGATAAAGCATTTCATCATGGGGTTCCCTGCACCACCCTTTATTATATGTGGCCGTCTCCACGCTTTTTTCTCCCATGTACCACAGAGAGGCCAATTTTGctgatgatatatatatatatgcatgctTGAAGCAAATATATAGTTAAACAATTGATCCTCAACGTGTCGTTAAATCATGCTAGAACCAGTACATGACATGTATCTGCACGCTCCAGTTAAGGATTCATCTCCATGTTTTGTACagttttaattaaaaattcaatatTCCAAGCCAAAAATActtgaatttaaaaaatttcaaaattaacaACTTccccacacacacacatataccacatgtcatatttatgatatattataattttagatataatttattatgatattagataatatattatttataaattgaacAGATGTATATATCCGAATACATGCCTCacttatttataataaataatataaaaattatcattaaattgGTTTATGGATACGTGATAGACTAAACTTACACAGGTGTTGCTCCAAAATCAGATTATAATGTGCCAAATAAtagcttttttttaattatgtaatgtGAATGCTGCCCAAGAGAAAAGCAAACCGTCTCCTTCCGCGCCATAGTCCTATTGAGGTTATTAAGACCAAATAATGTAGTCATTACTACACATATGGAAAATggtaaatttgaaaaaaaaaagaccaCTGTCACTTTGGAATTTGAACTGAAGTTCTGGGTTGTGGGGGATTTTATGACGATGGAATTGGGCCCTCCCAGCGGGTTGGAATATTGCATTTCCAAGTTGACAAGCCAACCCCAACCTAaaggaaaaaaatattttaattgtattGTGACtattaattagattaaattttataattaattactaaGGTATATCCATTTTGCATATAACAATGTATTCAATAAATCTTTAACTGCAGGGCACacgttatatatatatacttattttCTCATTTAAgattagaataaattatacaaAAAGTATTTAAAATTACGGTTATAACGATAAaatacttaaatttaaatttataatataaaatttattttctttaattagtAACCTTTATAGttaattttaaagttatttatgCTAACatattgaaaatttatatttttatgaattgaTAGTACTGGGTGAATAGAGTTTACATTATTAGTAATCTGTAcaatttaaattgtacaatttaaatcatcaaaattatgggtagataaaaaataaaataaaattttttttataagtgtcaaattaaaaataaatatataaattttaatatgataaGTATTTCGTCAAcaaaaataacttaaaattaGCTACTAGAATTTATATgagattttatattatttaaattaaatattaaaagattttgtattataaattagacttcatatattatttattattatataactctaaattcatatatataatttatgttCTAATATTATCAATTATATCAAACCACAGTCAATGCTAAATTGAGAGAACATCGACGTGCTGCCAACCACCAGTAGGAAATAAGCTTAATTTGCTTTACCTCAAATCTCCACTTCCATTGATTCAGTATATCACACACAAGAAATTTAAGTTCCATAGTCAAACTTGTAGTGGCTGAGTGGCAAGCACTTTACTCGAAGATAAAGAGAGGGCTATGAGACTATGAAGCTTTTCCTGCAGTTAAGCAAAGCATAAAAAAGGCACAATACCCATATTAACCCTTGCTCTTTTTCTCTTTCGATCGAGTTAAGCAAAGTCTCCTGTTATCACGTAAATCACCTTTTTTCAAACTTGCCAACAAGATTGAATTGTGGGTCATTTGaatttgattaacaagaaatcttCGTCGGTGCTAGCAgccgaagaagaagaagaaggagataaCAAAGAGGGGCCACATGCGAGCCCAATGAACACCGGCTCTTCTAGTTTCTACCGTCATTCCGCGTCCAAACCCAAAGAAAGCTTCTCCTTTTTATTGCTATatcttattgttattattattagtattattattttgGTGGCTGGACGAGTTTAAATTTGCCATTCTGATTTAACTATATTTGAATTAGCCAATGGATTTATTTTCTGAAAAGATTAATCATTTTTTTTTGGTAGTTcttcaaattattttattttttaattttaaaattttaatctaaaaataaataatctaCTCAAATCCAATGAGTACTATTTGCGAGAAGAAAGAGGGAAAAGGGGGAGGGAATTGAGAAAAGGATTGGGCTATAGACTTACATGTTAAGAAAtaaatttgtataaataacttaaaaTGTAAAAGcatacaataaaaatttaaaagtaaaagaaatttaaaattagcaaaacctaaatattttattaacattTAGAATAGAATTTTATATTACATATGGGTTAAAATTTAGACTCATAACAAAGAAAGTgtataaaaaaaaacttaaattaatatagcaaattaaataaaaaaataaatataatcataaataaatttaatattatcaaaacctaaaattgaatattttattaattaacctATAGAATAGGCTTCAAGTTATATAGATTTAGATCAACAATAAAGAAAGTATAAAGAGAGTGCATAAAAAAAAACGTTATCAGCATTTTTTTCATATACAACAAAaatttttgattattttattagtgaataaaattcaatttaatgaTCTACCATCTCCACAAAAAAAATTACAGTAAATGGTGtagaattatatataattatgaagcTGTAGAGTCTGTAATTACAGTTTTTAAATACAAAAATGCAcaaaaaggaaaagtgagaatACCTTCATATcgcttcaaaaaaaaaatttttatgggTTAGCACCCACGTTGACATCAGTGGCTGAACCAAGCCCTACCTGCAACCATGGAGATGAGCTTCCATTCATGTTCATATCTTTTAATTCGCTGAGCTTTGCTAACTTCACCTTACTGTCTGCTTCTTCATCAACATTCTGCATTGAACCATTACAATTAATGTTATTGTTGTTGGTGGGGGTGTTATTCTTGTCGTTGTCATCCTCGTTTTGATGGTGGTGGTCGTGGTGATTTTCATCCTTTACTTTTGCTTCAACCCCTATCCAAGTTTGTAAATAAATCTCTGTAGAAACTTCAGCGTTAGGTGGTTTTGCAGGGAGTTCCCGCCGGACTCCGTTTTGCTCATCAGCTGCCGGAGCTGGAAGATTCAGATCAAGCGTAAGATCAAGCGTCTCAGTATTATTGATAAACTTGGGTCTTTGTTGAATTTGCTCAATGTGATCTTGGAACTGATGCAACTTAGCCAAAGAAGATGCATCTGGTGAATTTGAAGTGATCCAGTGACACCTTTTATGTCCACCTAAAGCTTGTCCCGATGAAAATACACGATGACATATggagcattcatggacctttgaTTTTCTTTTTGAAGTAGAAGCCAGTGGAGCATTCGAACCATGATCAAACTGGAAAGTTGATGTTGGTTTTGTTGGAAAGAATTCTTCATGTGTAATAACGTCTTCATCAGCTAGACTCTCATCTAGTCCTTGATCAAGCCGGGCTGCGAAACACCCTTTAACCTTCTTGTGACTAGCTCTATGTCCACCTAATGCTTGATGGGAATTGAAAACTTTCTTGCATGCTTTGCATTCGAACGTTCCTTTAGCAACTCCTTTGGCCTTGTCTATGGGTGCCCTATAAGCCATCGGAGCTGTAAAATTCATCGGATTTCTTCTCTCCTCTTCTTTGCTAGCCGAGGCACATGACTCCTCTGGTTCGGCTGCTAGAGGGTCAAAAGCTGCATTAGATAACATCATAAGGCAATTTGCGAGATCTTCCTCTTCGCTGGAAGGGCAATTTGAGTTAAAATTGCCCACTTTAGCTCTCAATGATCTTTTTCTTTTAGACCAACCGCATCCTCTCCTTGGTGTCCCGTCCTCGCCATCGGATCCTGGAGAGGAAACAAGCGACTCGGCATCTTCGGAGCTGCATTTACCGTGTTCAAGAAAGGATTTCCATGATAAAAATTCCTTGCCACAATTTTCACAAGCACGACAACTCTTAAATCGATTGGGATTGGCTCTTAATGCATACATCCGCTTGTTGCTAGGTGGCACATTCCCTCCTAATTTATCTTCCCAATCGCTGGCAGGATCTTCATCGTCCATATGACCATTCTCGTCGCCAATTCCATGAGCCCTCATGTGGCCTCCTAGAGCTCTACCGCAGCCGAAACCTTTCTTGCAAATTTTACAAAAGTGCTTGAAGTTTGATTGTTGATCGACAATCAAAGCCATACAAGGGGTTAAAAATTAAAGAggcaaaggaaaaagaaaaaagaagatgagaaagaaagaaagaaagtaaAGGAAGTGGGTGAATCAAGAATGGAAAAGAAAAGGGATGGAGTTAATGTTCTTGTAGTGAAAGTTGTTGTAGGGTTGTATGGTGAAGAGGAGTAGGAGTCCTAGTTTTTAGATATAGTAATGGTTGTTTGTGCGGACGAGGGAGAGAGTGAAAAAGAGCTAAATGAGTGTGGTGACAAGTGGTGGGAGGGTAAGAGGGTTAGAGACTTTTTCTACGACTTTGTGGTGGTGGCGCCGCCGGTCGAAGAAACCAACGGAGGTCCGTACGTCCAGTTTAATATGTGTGTGTGTCTGTGTGTTTAACTCTGTGTGTGAGTGATGAGTTTTTGTGTGAGAGATAGAGTGAGTGAGGGAGTGAAAGGAAAGAGAGTGGTTCTAACTGCCATACCTATTCATATCCCTTCAATTCCAAGCCAAGAAAACTAACTCATGCTTCTCCTTGTCTGTCGGTTGGTTCAATCTGCTTTTCCACACAAATATTATACATATTTATGTTACTTAACTATTATTGTCATTAACCTTAATTATTTCTCcctttaatttttcttcttctttccctctTTATTTGCTGCCTATGTTTAGTCCACTCCACCTAAGTCCAAACACAGATTCTTAATTTTGGAAAATTACATGACATACTAAAGTAGAATGAACTGCGGGCTTCATATAAGCTTGGGCCATAAAGATATCAATAACGTAGATGATATAGATGCCCTttttcaaaaataagaaaatttacagGTTCTCCGCGCGCCTATTTGTTAAAGCTGGAGAATAACAATATTTTCCATTAAATGAAAGCTGGAGAATTTCCATTTGTTGGCCAAGCAAAGGCTAATTACTGCTTCCATGAGCAGCACAGTAGGAATTTAGTCTGTAAGCaatcaattatatcataattttcGCTTGAATTTAAAGCATTCACAAAGCCAACTAGTTACTTAAGTAGTGATAGTAACTAGTAAATAGCTCACTTGTAGTTTAGTCTAGGCCTTTAAGCAACCTGTCTATTCTTATTACGTACACATCTCTGTTGCCATAGGCCCATAGCACTTTTAAATATGATTGGGACTGTTTACTAAagaagttaatatatatatatatattttttttgttaattttgatGATATCTGCTACCTACTACTTCACTGAATGAGGGTGTTAACTTATGAATAATATAATTACTGCCATAACCCTTTGCAAGCTTTAGTTAAGGTGCAGTGTTGCATTCTATTGGTGTAGCAACCACTTCAGTGCCTCTTTATCATGAAATTTATTAGATTTTATTTGGtttaaaaaatagagaaaaaaataatatatatatatatatatatatatatatatatatatatatatatatattgcttatAATTACTCTATTGAATTAAGGATATAAATCTTATACTAATTAAGAATATCTAAAATCTATATTGATTTTTCATAACGTAtgccttaaaataaaatttcatcaattCGAATACAaaccttttttctttttattaaaaaaaacatttaatttttaataattaaatttacattttttatttaatttttctaaataattaactatattaaatttattttcttttaaaaatatttaattggccAATTCGGAATATGACTGAATTGACCTAACACTAATTCTGAATCTCCCTCAAATCGAATCAAAATCATAATTGCCTTTGAACTGTCGGCTACTCCCCTCAAATTCAGAATGAAATCAAGCCAAAACTTTTGATTCATTCTACTAATTGAGAACAGAAATCACGTTGAATCAAAATTTGAGCTCAAATATGGAACTAAAAACTAAAACTAGATTgaaccaaaagaaaaaaaaaaaagaaaaaatccaAAATTAGAATTAGAaccaaacattgaaacctaaATTGAGTTTAACCGGAACTGGATTAAAATCAAGTTAAACTATAATCGAATCAGATAAAAACTAAATTTGAGttgaatcaaaatcaaaattagaTTGAATCAGAATCAAAATTAGATTgtatcaaatcaaatcaaaactcaaaatcaAAATTGAGTTGAGTCAAAGCTAAATTGGATGAAAACTGAAATAAAGTTGAATCAAATAGGGTGGAACCCTCTGCATGCTTAAATTTTGCTCAATAATACTCTAtaactttttattaaaatttgattaaactTTAAATTcatatgtaaattaaataaatacaaatttatttatttattttaattaatgtaatCAAACATCcaatttatgttttaaatttaaatataattgttTCTGAATATATATTCATCCATCCAATCCTGCACATACTTCACGTAAGAAATGAGTCTTTCAATTGATGAAGAATTATAAGGAGTTCAAAAAGTAGGTTAATTTCGTCATAATTAGGAGTTAATATGTTTTGATTTTTGAGAAGACGTTTCCCCACAGTAATATCATTCTTTTACCAAACAAATTACctaattaagaatttaattaacaGTAATTCTGTCCTATTCTTGATCAATGTGTGTATTTTTATCTACTTAAATAAAGAAACCAACATGAGAATAGCCCAGAAAAAGAAAGCCAACATGCATGAGAATCAACATTCAAAGAGACCTTCTAGAGCTTGATGGAGTATTAGTCCGGAGTTCAGAAACAACTTTGAGGGTTACCTGCTAGGCACTACAAGAAAAAAGGAGATTTAAAACCGAAGATTCGGTTTCAAATTAAGGAAAATTGATttctaaatgaatttataaaccgATTTCAAATCgaaatattcggtttcaaatccgCATGCTTCTAAATAAATTAGAAACGGAATATGAAGTTTGTTTCAAATtctgaaactgttttgaaaccgaTATTCCGTTTCAAAATTTACAAACTAAATTGTTTCAGTTTCAAAATCCGTTTCCATTTAGAAACTAATACTTTCAGTTTTAATTTATCTGAAATAGATTTTCGTTTCCAATCAGTTTCTAAATTATAAACACAAATAAAACACTTTTTAAAATCGAAACTCATTCGGTTTttaaataaaaacgaaaattcCGTTTCAAATCTGTTTCTAATCCATTTTAGATTActagaaaaatttttattttttttatttaatacattatttCCTGCATTGaagtatataatataatattaattttaaatactaaatatcacaatatttacaatatCAGGCTACCAAATgtcaaaatatcaattaatattacATATAGATATGACAGTAATGGGTTATAAAAATAATGTactatatgaaaaaataaaatatcataataacaaaaaaacAAGCTACTTGTCATATCATCACTCATCACCGCTATCGGCCTCTCTACCATCATCATGATGAGTTGCATTTGGAGTTGGGGCTGTAAACTGTGTACCCTTTATCATTGTGCCATCATGTTTTGCATCATTTGTTGTATGCGCTCCTCCAGTGTTTGCTCGCGTTGTCGGTATCTCTCCTCCAACATCAACTCGCGCTGTTGatctctctcctccattgcaGCCAAACTATCTTTTAGGGTTGCGACAGTCTGAtgcaattttttaatttcttcctCCATTGCCTCTGACTGAGCGTGATGGGATGCAGTAGAAGATGATCCATACGATGAGCTAGGGTAGAAAATTGATGCTTTGGATCCAATGCCATAAACCCTGTTCTTCTTCTCTCCCCCTACAACTTGATAATATAGTGCCACCTCATCCACAGTGGGAGGGTCGTTGCACCCCTCTTGTGGTTGAGATGACTGCTCCTTAAGCGCAAAAAATGCATCCTGCATAAAGTCAAAATGCATGTTTTAAATACATTTATTTCGGCAATTGGATAAACAAACTCAATTATTCATTATTTTCCTACAATTGAAAGACAAATAAAATACTTGTTCACTTACCTTAATTGATTGCGTTCGTGCATCAACCATATCAGAAGTACCCTTCCTAGTATGAGTCTTATGCAAAGCTCATAGGGAAAAGGTCTTCGGCCAAGTTGGGCTTCCTGAAAAGATATAATGATTTTAATGATGTTTATAATAATGTTTGATTAATCACTACTAATATGTAGATAGACACTAACAAAACCAATAAATATGAAATCATTACCATTCTATTTGCATAAGTAGTATGTGAAACTGAACCCCCTGTGTGTCTAGAAATGCCTGCCCCAACTCCCCCTATCTCACTAAAGCGGTTAGCAGTAAATTGGTGGCTCTTAGCTTTGAACTCTGGGCTGCTCCATGCCTCCTTCCATTTTTGCATTGTACTATTAGGCACAATGACCTTCAATTTTCCTTTCCTGACATTGCACATTAGTGCCTTATAACGCTCTGCAGCCTTACGCCTCCAAGCTTTATGAGTGGAGTCACCTCCTACCAGTCAAAGTATTTCTGTAgcaaaacaaataaaaattaacacAATTGTATTAGtatgataatattttaaaaaaaaaatttgacagCATTTTCCCTTAATTTTGGACAGTCCAGCCTAGTTATTAGGCATTAAttacacctgttaaaaacacttcatatATTCTCAACAACAAATAACATCCAACCCAACTACAGCAACTCacgataatatatatttttaacatcCTCAACACACAAGCTGTACATATaacttttaagaattaaaatacttTAATTGTGTACTTTTacattaattcacaaattctcatcACTTGAACAATATTTGTTTGCAACATTCTTTTTGGAGGCTTCATAAACTATGCAAATCAATTATTTGATagctaattatatttaaatatttattttattacctGAAATTCATCCCAGTAAAACTCCTTTGTCTCAAGCGTGACAGTCTTCCAGTAATGCCCCTCTGAGTCCATCCTCTCCTTGAAGATATTCTTCATCTTCTTAGCACATTTCTCAGATAGATGTAACCTGAACACAAGGAAGACAACAAACATGTTGAttttatgtaaatgtagaaacatGTTACTTC harbors:
- the LOC110663035 gene encoding zinc finger protein ZAT1-like, translated to MALIVDQQSNFKHFCKICKKGFGCGRALGGHMRAHGIGDENGHMDDEDPASDWEDKLGGNVPPSNKRMYALRANPNRFKSCRACENCGKEFLSWKSFLEHGKCSSEDAESLVSSPGSDGEDGTPRRGCGWSKRKRSLRAKVGNFNSNCPSSEEEDLANCLMMLSNAAFDPLAAEPEESCASASKEEERRNPMNFTAPMAYRAPIDKAKGVAKGTFECKACKKVFNSHQALGGHRASHKKVKGCFAARLDQGLDESLADEDVITHEEFFPTKPTSTFQFDHGSNAPLASTSKRKSKVHECSICHRVFSSGQALGGHKRCHWITSNSPDASSLAKLHQFQDHIEQIQQRPKFINNTETLDLTLDLNLPAPAADEQNGVRRELPAKPPNAEVSTEIYLQTWIGVEAKVKDENHHDHHHQNEDDNDKNNTPTNNNNINCNGSMQNVDEEADSKVKLAKLSELKDMNMNGSSSPWLQVGLGSATDVNVGANP